The Euzebyales bacterium genome has a segment encoding these proteins:
- the hisD gene encoding histidinol dehydrogenase, protein MLTRADVTGERGDLMDVVRSPDEVAVTRVRDSVADTIAAVRERGDAAVGDLTARFDGWHGNRWETPAGERAAALADLDPQLREALERAADRVRWFHERALPADWYADHDGARLGVVFRPLHRVGVYVPGGLGAYPSTVLMTVVPARVAGVDEVVVCTPPGPDGTVNPTILAAAELTGADRVLRIGGAQAIAAMAYGTETVPRCDKVVGPGNAYVAEAKMQVSAAGACGIDSQAGTTEVAIIADDTADPRLLACDLVAQAEHDPRAVCLLITPDPDLIDRTERALEVEVSRTRHADRVRAALRDGGVALLVRDLDQAVAAADAFAAEHLEVQTADAPAVAARVRAAGAIFVGRDTPVALGDYCAGPNHTLPTGGTARFSGGLSTGDFVVPVNWVEYGRDALADLLPVIDALAAAEDLPAHAAAVRARLTDGADPTAERVTAAGGGADDG, encoded by the coding sequence ATGTTGACGCGAGCGGATGTGACCGGCGAGCGCGGCGACCTGATGGACGTCGTCCGCAGCCCCGACGAGGTCGCGGTGACCCGGGTCCGTGACAGCGTCGCCGACACGATCGCCGCGGTACGCGAACGCGGTGATGCGGCCGTCGGCGACCTGACGGCGCGGTTCGACGGCTGGCACGGTAACCGATGGGAGACTCCCGCCGGCGAGCGTGCCGCGGCCCTTGCGGACCTCGATCCCCAGCTCCGGGAGGCGCTGGAGCGCGCAGCCGACCGCGTCCGTTGGTTCCACGAGCGGGCGCTGCCCGCCGACTGGTACGCCGACCACGATGGCGCCCGGCTCGGCGTGGTCTTCCGGCCGTTGCATCGGGTCGGCGTGTACGTGCCGGGCGGCCTGGGTGCGTACCCGTCCACGGTGCTCATGACGGTCGTGCCCGCCCGCGTCGCAGGTGTCGACGAGGTGGTGGTGTGCACGCCGCCCGGTCCGGACGGCACCGTCAACCCGACCATCCTCGCCGCAGCCGAGCTCACCGGAGCGGACCGGGTACTGCGGATCGGTGGTGCACAGGCCATCGCCGCCATGGCGTACGGCACCGAGACCGTCCCCCGGTGCGACAAGGTGGTCGGACCCGGCAACGCGTATGTCGCCGAGGCGAAGATGCAGGTCTCGGCCGCCGGCGCATGTGGCATCGACTCGCAGGCCGGCACGACCGAGGTCGCGATCATCGCCGACGACACGGCGGACCCACGTCTGCTGGCATGCGACCTCGTGGCCCAGGCGGAGCACGACCCCCGCGCGGTGTGCCTGCTCATCACGCCCGACCCCGACCTGATCGACCGGACCGAGCGGGCGCTGGAGGTCGAGGTCAGCCGCACCCGCCACGCTGACCGGGTGCGCGCGGCGCTGCGCGACGGGGGCGTGGCGCTGCTCGTCCGAGACCTGGACCAGGCCGTCGCCGCAGCCGACGCGTTCGCCGCCGAGCACCTGGAGGTCCAGACGGCCGACGCGCCGGCCGTCGCCGCCCGCGTCCGCGCCGCTGGCGCGATCTTCGTCGGACGCGACACCCCTGTGGCGCTCGGCGACTACTGTGCGGGGCCCAACCACACGCTGCCCACCGGTGGCACGGCGCGCTTCAGCGGGGGCCTGTCGACCGGGGACTTCGTCGTGCCGGTCAACTGGGTCGAGTACGGACGCGACGCGCTGGCCGACCTGCTGCCCGTCATCGATGCGCTGGCCGCGGCGGAGGACCTTCCCGCGCATGCCGCCGCGGTGCGCGCCCGGCTGACCGATGGGGCCGACCCGACGGCGGAGCGGGTGACGGCCGCCGGCGGTGGTGCCGACGATGGCTGA
- a CDS encoding LON peptidase substrate-binding domain-containing protein, translated as MSRVLPLFPLHVVLFPGRPLPLHIFEPRYRELLDDSLAGDRRFGVIALRYGRAEAGGAHVYDVGTVAEIVRVERLDDGRSNIVTRGAERFRIRRLLRDGSYLRAEVDMLAEQPADATVAPLVAALRAQLELYLQAIGAGEQLAGRLPSKPAALAWLAACAAELHLSEQQELLEIDSLAERLRATMTFLRREHSLLRRLGHVTVMRPQGPAGATLN; from the coding sequence GTGAGCCGCGTGCTCCCCCTGTTCCCCCTGCACGTCGTGCTGTTCCCTGGTCGCCCCCTCCCACTGCACATCTTCGAGCCGCGGTACCGCGAGCTCCTCGATGACTCCCTGGCCGGCGACCGCCGCTTCGGCGTCATCGCGCTGCGCTATGGCCGGGCGGAGGCGGGTGGCGCGCACGTCTACGACGTCGGCACGGTCGCCGAGATCGTCCGCGTCGAACGGCTCGACGACGGCCGCTCCAACATCGTCACCCGTGGCGCCGAGCGCTTCCGCATCAGGCGGCTGCTGCGGGACGGCTCGTACCTGCGCGCCGAGGTCGACATGCTCGCCGAGCAGCCGGCCGACGCCACGGTGGCACCGCTCGTGGCGGCGCTGCGCGCCCAGCTCGAGCTGTACCTGCAGGCGATCGGCGCGGGCGAGCAGCTCGCCGGGCGTCTACCGTCCAAGCCCGCAGCGCTGGCGTGGCTGGCGGCATGCGCGGCGGAGCTGCACCTGTCCGAGCAGCAAGAGCTGCTCGAGATCGACTCGCTGGCCGAGCGCCTCCGCGCCACCATGACGTTCCTGCGCCGCGAGCACAGCCTGCTGCGCCGGCTGGGACACGTCACGGTGATGCGCCCGCAGGGCCCGGCCGGAGCCACGCTCAACTGA
- a CDS encoding DNA-3-methyladenine glycosylase I — MIGLTTGDDGVTRCAWAHGTALYERYHDEEWGRPVRDDRRLFERITLEAFQSGLSWLIILRKRPAFREAFADFDIAAVAEFDDDDRARLMSDARIVRNQAKINATVSNAVAAMELRERGGSLVDLLWSFAPSDPGPAPSSFDQVPASTDESGAMAAALKQRGFRFVGPTTCYALMQAAGMVNDHLLGCEAGDALRSEVPV, encoded by the coding sequence GTGATCGGTCTGACGACGGGTGACGACGGCGTCACACGCTGCGCGTGGGCGCACGGCACCGCGCTGTACGAGCGCTACCACGACGAGGAATGGGGACGGCCTGTCCGCGACGACCGGCGCCTGTTCGAGCGCATCACGCTCGAGGCGTTCCAGTCCGGCCTGTCCTGGCTGATCATCCTCCGTAAGCGGCCCGCGTTCCGGGAGGCGTTCGCCGACTTCGACATCGCCGCGGTGGCCGAGTTCGACGACGATGATCGCGCTCGCCTGATGTCCGATGCTCGGATCGTGCGCAACCAGGCGAAGATCAATGCGACCGTGAGCAACGCGGTCGCCGCGATGGAGCTGCGTGAACGCGGTGGGTCCCTCGTGGACCTGCTGTGGTCATTCGCACCGTCGGATCCGGGTCCGGCGCCGTCGTCGTTCGATCAGGTGCCGGCGTCCACCGACGAGTCCGGGGCCATGGCCGCGGCGCTCAAGCAGCGCGGCTTCCGCTTCGTGGGCCCGACGACCTGCTATGCCCTCATGCAGGCCGCCGGGATGGTCAACGACCACCTCCTCGGCTGTGAGGCTGGAGACGCGCTCCGCAGCGAAGTACCCGTCTGA
- the lgt gene encoding prolipoprotein diacylglyceryl transferase, with protein MTLATIPPPPGQLITVGPLSIHYYGVVIGIGALLAIAVGRRRWAALGGDPDLVDRVGLVAVLAGLLGGRTGYVITHLDRFADRPWAVLFLWEGGLAIFGGLTVGILVGIWQARRLGMPVPAAVDAIIPGLPLAQAIGRWGNYFNQELYGTPTDLPWALEVDPSRRVEPYTEFATFHPTFLYESLLDLLLFAVLLWLGARRRLRQGSLIFVYLAGYGFIRFCVELLRTDTTFRLLGLSRNNWIALAVFLGGLAGLWWWQRRGPDRLVGTPIEDTDADDAAVPSTTGDDAAAGPDEGADASAPPPVRGDAEDVRSPSSRAGQ; from the coding sequence ATGACCCTCGCCACGATCCCACCCCCGCCGGGCCAGCTGATCACGGTCGGTCCGCTGTCGATCCACTACTACGGCGTGGTGATCGGCATCGGCGCGCTGCTGGCGATCGCGGTCGGTCGCCGGCGCTGGGCGGCGCTGGGTGGTGACCCCGACCTCGTCGACCGCGTGGGCCTCGTCGCGGTGCTCGCCGGGCTGCTCGGCGGGCGGACCGGCTACGTCATCACCCACCTGGACCGCTTCGCCGACCGGCCATGGGCTGTCCTGTTCCTGTGGGAGGGCGGCCTGGCCATCTTCGGGGGGCTGACGGTCGGCATCCTGGTCGGCATCTGGCAGGCGCGTCGGCTGGGCATGCCCGTGCCCGCCGCCGTCGACGCGATCATCCCCGGCCTGCCGCTCGCGCAGGCGATCGGTCGCTGGGGCAACTACTTCAACCAGGAGCTGTACGGCACGCCCACCGACCTGCCCTGGGCGCTGGAGGTCGATCCGTCGCGACGCGTCGAGCCGTACACCGAGTTCGCGACGTTCCACCCAACGTTCCTGTACGAGTCGTTGCTGGACCTCCTGCTGTTCGCCGTGCTGCTGTGGCTCGGCGCCAGGCGGCGCCTGCGGCAGGGCTCGCTGATCTTCGTCTACCTCGCGGGCTACGGGTTCATCCGCTTCTGCGTCGAGCTGCTGCGCACCGACACGACCTTTCGCCTCCTAGGGCTGTCGCGGAACAACTGGATCGCACTGGCGGTCTTCCTCGGTGGCCTGGCGGGCCTGTGGTGGTGGCAGCGGCGTGGTCCCGACCGCCTGGTCGGCACGCCCATCGAGGACACCGACGCCGACGACGCCGCTGTCCCCTCGACCACCGGCGACGATGCCGCGGCGGGACCGGATGAGGGGGCCGATGCTTCCGCTCCCCCGCCGGTACGAGGCGACGCCGAGGACGTACGGTCTCCGAGCTCGCGCGCCGGCCAGTGA
- a CDS encoding NADP-dependent oxidoreductase: protein MQAIVIHEYGGPHTLAFEEAPDPRPGPDMVVVELRAAGVNPVDWKIREGYLHDVFPSYLPLIPGWDAAGVVRAIGPAVQEFHVGDAVVGYVRKDYIQHGTYAELVAGTPRHFAPKPSSVDFTAAAGLPLAGLTAVQSLRLAGVGAGDTVLVHAAAGGVGSFAVQWAQVLGAQVVGTASAANQDYLRELGARPVTYGDGLAERVQQAAPDGITASVDYIGTKEALAASAELVGDPQRIVSNVNSRGVAAVGGRYSFVRPQAEDLAELSRQVDAGAVRIVVQEAFPFSDVARAHEISRDGHVRGKLVLEL, encoded by the coding sequence GTGCAGGCCATCGTGATCCACGAGTACGGCGGACCCCACACCTTGGCATTCGAGGAGGCGCCCGACCCGAGGCCAGGTCCCGACATGGTCGTGGTCGAACTGCGGGCCGCCGGCGTCAACCCGGTCGACTGGAAGATCCGGGAGGGGTATCTGCACGACGTGTTTCCCTCGTATCTGCCCCTCATCCCGGGTTGGGACGCCGCCGGCGTCGTGCGGGCCATTGGTCCCGCCGTGCAGGAGTTCCACGTCGGCGACGCGGTCGTCGGCTACGTCCGCAAGGACTACATCCAACACGGCACCTATGCGGAGCTGGTGGCGGGAACACCGCGGCACTTCGCACCGAAGCCGTCAAGCGTGGACTTCACCGCGGCGGCCGGCCTGCCGCTCGCTGGCCTGACCGCTGTGCAGTCATTGCGACTCGCGGGGGTGGGCGCTGGTGACACCGTGCTTGTCCATGCTGCCGCCGGCGGGGTCGGGTCGTTCGCGGTCCAGTGGGCACAGGTGCTCGGTGCACAGGTCGTCGGCACGGCGAGCGCGGCCAACCAGGACTACTTGCGCGAGCTCGGCGCGAGGCCGGTCACCTACGGCGACGGGCTGGCTGAGCGGGTGCAACAGGCCGCGCCAGACGGCATCACCGCGTCGGTCGACTACATCGGCACCAAGGAGGCGCTCGCCGCGTCCGCGGAGCTGGTCGGCGACCCGCAACGGATCGTGTCGAACGTCAACTCGCGGGGCGTCGCCGCGGTCGGCGGCCGGTACAGCTTCGTCCGGCCGCAGGCCGAGGACCTGGCGGAGCTGTCGCGGCAGGTCGATGCCGGTGCGGTGCGCATCGTGGTCCAGGAGGCCTTTCCGTTCTCGGACGTCGCGCGCGCCCACGAGATCAGCCGGGACGGGCACGTACGGGGGAAGCTGGTCCTCGAACTCTGA